A region of the Corticium candelabrum chromosome 4, ooCorCand1.1, whole genome shotgun sequence genome:
TGTCGCAAGTCAACATCATCACTTAATGATGTTCTATACACTTGTCTTGCTTAGATTAACCTGACTGGTTTGTGAGGTATCTACTGATGAATATTTCCACAGAAATCTAATTGGAGGAGTTTGAGAAGAGGCAATCAATTTGTATTCTAGGAAACTATAGTTACATTAGTAATACATGCATCTATACTTCTAGCAGACTTTTTGGAGTTGTTTTTAAAGTTTGTTTGACAATGGATACTGAGAGGAGGTAGAGACACATGAACTCAACATATTATGACGTATAAGCGGACTTGCCTATGTATAGACTACATAGTATGAGTTTTGTTAGAATTTGGAAGAAGTGAGCCAAGCTACAAGATTATCACTTTTGCCTTAGATGAAAGAACATCCGCATGACATTCCCGTACtcttaatgaattaattaattaacagttgcATGCAAATTTAGCAGCAGGAACTAATCTGGTCGACAGTAATTCCGATAACTAGAAATAATCAAGGCCTGACTCAATGGTATGACTTGATCTAGCAATGAGTCTTGTCACACGTGACGGTGACATACAGTAATCAACTCTTTCAAATGACTTCAGACCAGACCCTTGTGTCACCTTTGTGTCAACAGAGCTTTGCTACATAGTTTCTCCAGTGTTAGTCACGTGCTTGCAAATGTCAGTGATGAATAACTACACTATACTACACTACACACTAAAACAGATATTGAAAGCCAAGAAAGCATAGAGACGGCAAGAAAGGGTACCATCTACAAAAACCGTTTATTCAGTCTTTAGCAAAGAAACGACTCGCTAACTCAGCCACATTTgatattgcgcatgcgtagagGCAGCAATCAAAATGCTGCAGTGCCCTTTGGGTCTGCAGTATACTACGGAGAGTAAAGACGCCGTGCTAGAGTTTCACAAGGCAGTTGTTGCTTTAGCTGAATACAGTTCAAATGTATCTACTTTTCTTGACAAAGCTCTTGAATGCGACCGTAACTTCATCATGCCGCATGTATTGAGGGTAAAAATAAAAGAAACTGCGCGTCTACATACTCATTTTATTTATACTTTGTTTCTGTAAGGGCTGTTGGATCGTAACAGGTGGAGGTCTATCTTTTGATGAGAAACGTAAGGACTGCATGCTTGTGTAGACTGGAATTGGGGCAGTAGAGTAGAGCCAGTCGTTGTTGAAATAGGCCCGGGGAAGTAAGGTAGCCAGTAGACATAGTTAGTAGACATAATCCAGCGTTCAATTATTGTGTTTAGTGCTCAATTTAGAATTATAGAGTATTATAGCAATTCAAAAATTTTTTCAagtgttgttaattaatgacacaTTCGAacttgttattgttgttaattaatatagaatTTATTCCAAATTTAGAAGCTGGCAAAAATATCGTTACTTGTCATTTGAACCTCCAATTGCAAGTCACCTGAAGGGTTCTAAACTTGTGACTGCCGCAGAACAGCTCATCGGGGATAATGGGTGACACCCCTAGAGATGTTGGTGCCCAGGCGCTTTGAGCCTTATGGTAGATCTGCGCTTGATACTGTTGGCTTTATATATTGTCATGCAGTAATATGTAGTTTGTCAGACATGTTTATGTAATGTTAGCAGACCTAAATTATAATGTTtacattaataattttttattaatattaatgatttattaGCAGATGACTGCAGGTCTGACCTTGTGCTAACTTACTGAACCAACTgaatttgattgtgtgtgtgtgtgtgtgtgtgtgtgtgtgcgcgcgcgcgtgcatgtgtgtgtgtgtgtgtgtgtgtgtgtgtgtgtgtgtgtgcgtgtgtgcgtgcgtgcatgcatgcgtgcatgtgtgcatgcgtgagagggagggagggagggagagggagggagggagggagggagggagggagggagtgGATTTGTGACTTTGGGCTGCTACTGTACTACTAGATCTAATATGATAGACTATGACACTTTATTACACTCAGTCACAATTCTTAGACTATTAGTGTAAATCTGCTAAATTATTTTATGGTTAGCATATTTCTAGAATATCTCACACTTTCATCTCTCCAACTTTGTGCAAGTTATGTAGTAGCTGCAGTAGTAATTAGTGAGCTAATTTCCTTAAATCTGTGATATAAGACTGTTGATGCGATTGGTATATACATTGTGTTTGTCATACTTTTGTTTCCAGTAAAGGCCTGCTTAACTGCTGTGTCTGATCCTGATACTAAACTTACTTGGCGGGAGTCCAAACACGTTGAAGCAGTGCAGAAACGAGCTGCTGGTGATGCCAAGGGAGCCATTGATACTTGGGAAGAAATACTACTGCATTATCCAATTGGTATATTTGATTAGAGATTTACAAGTTGtgaaaattgtgtgtgtgtttgtgtgtgtgtgtgtgtgtgtgtgtgtgtgtgtgtgtgtgtgtgtgtgtgtgtgtgtgtgtgtgtgtgtgtgtgtgtgtgtgtgtgtgtgtgtgtgtgtgtgtgtgtgtgtgtgtgtgtgtgtgtgtgtgtgtgtgtgtgtgtgttgttggcAACTGGTTATTGGCATTTCGTTGGTTAATGTATGAGTATGCAGGAATGGGTTATCGTATGATTGGCGTGCTGTGGCTTTTACCAGCTCAAGGGGCAGGGTTTCACCGAAGGTAAAGCCGAGGGCTGTAACCCCATTTCAAATTCTGGTGCGCTATTGTAATCATACAATAAGTAATGTATACTATGGTCACCTGACATGTATAAGTGAGGTTGTGATATTAAGCGGAAGTGACTTACTGCACACTTGCTGTGCAATATGtcttatacaccatctaaataTGCATTTGTGACTGGTCGCACGTCATGTGACCACGGTATAAGAAAGGATTATGGCAGGgaaattggcaagaaattTTGATCTGATAGTTTTAGTGAGGCTTAGATTGTCACTGAGATGTTGCCATTGACAGTGCAGTCAGCGTTGTAATCTTGCAATGAGCtaattgttaataattaattctgTTGGCATATTACTAGATTTGCTAGCTACTCGCCTTGCAGCTGGACTATACTTTCTAATTGGTGATTCAACGAATATCCGGGACTGTCTTTCTAGAGTGCTACCCGCATGGAGTAGTACACCAACACCACCTGGTTATGAATGTGTACTTGGCTTGTAAGCCATATTCAACTGATTCAGTGATTGTGACTAAAGTCGAAATATGTAACAACAGGTATGCCTTTGGCCTGGAAGAGTCTGGTGATTGTAGGAAAGCTGAAGAAATAGCTCGACAAGCACTTGATCTTAATCCGGATCTTCCTTGGGCAATTCATGCACTTGGTCATGTTTATGAAGAAACTAGACCACCAGAAGAAGGAATTGAACACATGACGACATGGAAACTTCATTGGATAGACTCAATTTTGTCTGTTCACATGACTTGGCATTTGTGTTTATTCTATCTTGGTGAGAGTCAATTTGTAATTATAATTTTCGTGTTGAGTGTAGCCACAAAGGGTTATTTCAGACTTTGGCGATCTGGCTGCTGTGCTGGAAGAATATGATGGATATATGAAACCAAGAATGGATGATATCTTTGCACTTGTTGATGGTTGCTCTCTTCTGTGGCGACTGGAGGTTAATAATGAGCTCGTTCTGATAGCATGCATTAGACGATTTTCTTGTGTTTAGTGTTCTGGATTTTCTCCCGGAGAAGAACGATGGGCTGCTCTCACAGAGAAATTAGTAGCTGCAACTGACAATCATGCCATGGCATGGTAGGTCCAGGATAAGTTAAATTTATTGTTGCAAGTGGGTAGAATAATGTAAGTTGTGCTTGTAAATGGGATTAAATGAGCCTCCTAATGCTGATGCTGGTGTTTGCATGTAAGTTGTGGATGTGGGTTGAGTACTGAAGCGGTTAATTGTCTTATATGCATAATGCATAGAGAGTATCAGATACAGTTAGATACATTTATGGTTAGCTTTACTTTACTCAGTCTAAAGATTGCCAAACTTGTTGCACTGCAAATTTTAGAAAGTGCCAAGGCAGCTGTGGCTGTTTCTATAAAGGGCGATCGAAATTCTGTTGACATTTCTAATGCATTGACGTCAACGGTTTCTTCTATCTGTTCGTTCAttgtgtcttcttgttttccAAGGTTTGATTTGCACATAATGATGGCCTTGTCTTGCAAAAGTGCAAAGGATCAGGCAGCACGTTTGCTGTTGGCAAAGAACTTACTTGATGTAAGTAACGATATTTATGCATGTAGCATATTGTTGCTATAAACAAATTTTCTACTAGTCGTAATGAACTGTTCTCTTTAGTCGATGAGTGAATATGTACCTACCGGCAAGACAATAAACCATGTTGTTACACAAGAAGTATATTATGAATTCATCTTTTTTTGAGGTTTTAAACTTCTAAATGTGTTGCTTAAAGGTTGGACTGCCAATGTGTGAAGCCTTTTTGGCATATGGCAATGAAGAGTATGACAAGGTAAATGAATTTTTATTCTGACAAAAGTTTGGATATTGGAGGCACCTGATGATTGCAGGCTTTGTCTCTTTTGTTGCCTGTGAGGCGCCAGACTGCAAGACTAGGATGGAGTATTGCCCAGAGACACGTCATTTTTCTCACTGTTGTAAAAGCTGCTATCAATGCCAAGAACTATCGGACTGCTTTGGCATTGCTGTCAGAGCTCAAGGTATTGTTTTGATGCATATACTATAGTGTTCAACTGGCAAGCCACGGCAAAAACCAACAGTTTTCATTTATTTAAACAAAACATGATCCAACAGACATTCAGGGATGTGACAATTATGGTTGCTAGTGCACCATATTTGTGCATTCCACCAGAAAGCAGGATATCAATAGTGATAGAAACATTTCTTCATGAGAAGAATTGTGCCACTTTCATAGTATCTTCTGTTGCTATTCTTTTCTGTATACTTTCAGTGCAGTCAACATTAAAAAGGGTCAATgttaatgatgatgataatgattgCATGATGATTATATCTATTTCACACCAGAAAGgcacagtacagtacccacATCTGTGAAGTAGTAcagaaaaaaagaaaaaatagAAGAAGAGATTACGAAGTAGACAATCTGTTACATAACTCTTCATAACTATAATGACGAGAGCCGTCTAACCCTTATCTATTCCTGTCAGATGTCCATACACGAGGTTTCTTTGATTTGTGTGCTTAGGGTTATCTATCTCATCACTTCACACATTGTGCAATCCTCGGTGCAAAATACAGCCTGTACTCAGAGCACCTTTTTCAAGTGCTTCCTTGTACTATCTTTTGAGCCTGTCATGTACAGATTCTCAACCCATCTCAAGACCTTTACGGATGTTAATAGAATATTGCTTATTTAATGAGCTATATAGGTGTGTAGTATTAGACTGAAGCGTTTTGTCAGACAGCTGTGTCTTACAATATACTTTTGGAAATGTTTTGTGTCTTTGGTGTACATCTTTCTTGATTAGTTTATTGCCTTTTTAAGGAGCTCAAGCCTAAGCATATTGCTACAGCAAGGATGTTTTCCATGGTCAAGGAGCAGCTTTATCAGCAAGAGAAAAAATAGAACAAGATTTGGTTCAACGCTGAGCTGTCTTTAGatctttatttatttgtatgtctttgttgtcATGGTACTTGTATACTTACTTGTTCAATTGTTAGCAGTTTGGCTtctttttattattttatttgctAATTCAGTTGCTCTTGTATGAgtgttgtctagctaggaTATTTTGTGTGGCGACAATAGTAATCTTGGTAAATTACTTACATCTTTGATTCACAACTAAGTTAACAGAAGGAGACATGCACATCACAAACTCAGTTGGGGAGCAGCCAGGGGCCTAGATATATTGATCGATGTTTGATGTTTTAGGTTCTCTACCAATGAACtttgttgcttaattaattaaacatgtaaGACGATATTTTGCATAATACTAAAGGTTCTCTCTTTACATTAGACACTTACATTGTTCATGTAGATTTAATCAAATTACATAGCTTTCTAGGCTAGGCCTGAGTATGTAAATCCCCTTTGGAGTTTGATCATGAGGTGGATACGTGCCTCAGAAGGTTTATGTAGTGATGCCACAAAGTTCTAGGGCTTCAAAAAGTGAGGATTACGTGAGACCAACCAATGGAAAGTTTTTTCTCGACAATCGCGCGATCCATACGCGAAAATTGGAATTCCGAGGCCCAAACTCCCGGACAAAAAGCAGCATGGTTGTTGTAGAGCTGAAATTTTCTAGTTCCATTTCAGAAAGCGATCCACAAGAGCAACCATGCTTAATCATTGGACAACTCGAACATCTCAAGGATGCCGACTTTGCAGACATTCGGAAAAAGTTGAAGCCACGTGTCGAAGAGAAGGTGACTGTTTCATGTCACCATATCCAACACGCTTAATCTTATATTGTGTAGACCTTTAAAGCTGCTGTAGGATTGGTTCGCCCTCCTAGTGTGCCAGGTACGAGCTGTTCAACGTGCAGTGTTTGGTTGAACAAGGTCGTTGTGGCCGCACTTCCTCAGTGTGTCAGTCGACACAACTCTGATGCTCGTCCTCATGCTCTAACGAAAGCTGTCTCTAGTGGATTACGTGGGCGAACTGATGAAGTAATATTGGTAAGTTTCTTGATTGTACCTTTGTTTCACAGATTGTAAATTGCGCTGGTCGCTGTTGGGATCGAAATAGAGAGAATTTGTATGCTTTAGTATGTGTTTTGCTTGGTGAATGGTGAATGGTGTTAAACTTTCCAATTCAATTTGCATgtgtaatttataatttaattaacacctCAACACTTTAGGATTGGTGTATTTGGTGTAACTAACAGATTGGTGTATGCTGCTGTAAACAGGCAAATGGTAGATCAAATTGTACACATTATTTGTTCACAATTGCCAATTGGTAAGTGCACTAAAATATCTTTCCAGTCATGAGCGTTTAATATGAAGTCTGTAGCTTACCTACAGTATGCAGTGGGTACATTAGATGACTGCTTATGGACAACACTCAAAGAGTTGATCCCTAAACTGTATATGGCTCAGCTGCCTTTAGTATTTATAATGAGTGACTTTTTAAGAACATTCTCTTGATACTTAGTTTTTACTTGTTTACAGCACTTTACTCTGATGATAGTACATTTTAAGTACATTTTTATACTAGAGGTTGGTGTAAAGAGTAATGATATAATTTGGATAGTATCCATATATATTGAGGAGCGTGTTGCTGGTTCAGTGTATAGTATGTGTGCTTTGTCATCTTGTGTATAGGTTGTTTGTCCAGAAAAGGAGGCATTTGCATCTGCATGCGCTATTGCTAGAGCATTTCCTCTGTTCAATGAGAAGGTGCCTAGGGATGCCAGTGACGGCAAAGACTCATCAGCTGTCAAATCTCGATGTGTGACTATAGAATTTCTGCTTGCCGGTCCTGATAAGGGCAAGACATTGATGCCTGGTGCTGAGGAAGCgatggcagcagcagcagatgGTCTGTAACAGATTTACTGTACTGAACAGCTAccgttaaaattaatatattttctaAGTCTCCAAAATTTTAAACTTGGTGTATGTGAGGAAACTTAAATAAAACTAAATTAATATCTGTTGCAAGTTTAGTCATTTTATGTCATCTTTAGGGATTAGGTTGGCTGCTAAGATTGTTGATGCTCCTTGCAATCTTATGCATACGGATATTTTTCTGGAGGTTTGTATTACTATTGGCTAATTGCTATTACGGGTATTTTGATTGTTGTATTATATTGGTTGTTATTGTTACTTTGTGGCTTGTAGCATGTTCGTGCTGTGGCTAAGCGTCTTCGAATCAAACCAGTCATAATTCAAGGAGAAAGCCTTGACAAAGGTGGATTTGGAGGTTGGTTTACATGCTAGAGTTACACCAATAATCGAATCGGTTATCGTCTGATATAGGCATCGGTTTTATATTGGAATCGACAAATCTTGCATAGGTGCACTCTGATAGGTTATGCATACGTAGTCAGTTCAATAGGGCTAAGTGAGCTGCGTGCATGCCGAAACAGTCCCTCATGTAGTAGCAATTTGAGGTGACCGAGCACACAGATTCGTGTGCTGCAAAGCTTGtaaaacatcaacatcaatgataatctataaaatataattacgTCAGATATTTGTATGGCAATTGGTATCGAGTATCGGTATCGGCTTTTTGCTTGGATATTGGTTATCGGTATATCGGCCAAATACCCTAATCAGTGCAGCTCTATTACATGCATAATCTGCAAGTTAAATGTGTAGCAATGCTCTATCTAAATTGATTTATctgtaatttttttatttgttggaAGTAGATGTCAGAGGTACGTTAACAGTAATGTTTCCATGAGATGTTTTAGGatatttttaataatattaGATATGTAGTTTGCAATGTAGCTTGCTTGTTTTCTACATAACAATGTTGCTTTTAGGAATTTATGGTGTTGGTAAGGCTGCCGTTCATCAACCAGCTTTGGCTGTTCTCAGTCATACACCAAAGGGTGCCACTAAGAATATTGCTTGGGTTGGCAAGGGAATTGTTTATGACACTGGCGGTCTCTGCATCAAGGACAGAGTTTGTAGCTTATATCTGCATTACCGACATACATATTGATTGTTGATTGTCTTTTTGTTCAGTTGCACATGGTAGGAATGAAGAGAGATTGTGGAGGTGCTGCAGCCATTTTGGGTGCATTTGAAGCTGCTGTGACTTTGGTGTGAATCTTTATTGCCATGTGAAGATGCTCTACTGACAAGTTATTGTGTAGGGGTTCAACGAGAACCTTCATGCAATATTCTGTCTGGCCGAAAATGCAGTCGGGCCCATTGCAACTCGACCTGACGACATTCATAAACTCTATTCAGGAAGGTTAGTTGCAGTCAAGTGGATTTGTTTTGTgacatttgtatttgtgtttgtctccCTCAGGACTGTCGAGATCAATAATACTGATGCTGAGGGACGTTTAGTGCTTGGAGATGGAGTAAGTGGGTTTTAGTGAGTTTACTACTTGAAAATGATGCAACGTGTTGTACTTGTGTAGGTTGCATATGCTCGCAAAGACCTGAAtgctgatgttgttgttgacatgGCAACACTGACTGGAGCACAGGTGAGAGGTTTATTAATGAATTTGATAGGATTGTGTTATGGTAGCTGCATTGTATCTGTTTACAGGGTATCAGCACTGGGAGATTCCATGCTGCGGTTTTGACGAACAAAGAGGACTGGGAGCAGTCTTGTATGACCGCTGGAAAGCTTAGCGGTGATTTAGTGGTTTGTGCCTTCGTTGGTGTATCATTCGGTGATTCAGCTGTTGGGGATCCCTTTTGTTACAGTTTCCCATTCCGTACTCTCCCGAGCTACATTTTGGCGAGTTCAACAGTGTAATTGCAGACATGAAGAACTCGGTCGCTGTGAGTTGCAGTTTACTAGGGATGAGGAGACTTTATGTCTGAAAGTGAGGCTTCATCTTTTACTATAGGACCGCTCTAATGCACAGAGTTCTTGTGCTGGCCTTTTCATACACTCACACTTGGGCTTTGACTATCCAGGTGTGTGGGTACACTTGGACATTGCTGCGCCATGCCATGCAGTATGACAATTATTTACACATGTGGTGTGATTGTGGATATTTACAGTTATCTCTTTCAGGGAGAACGTGCAACTGGTTATGGCGTTGCCATTCTTCTGGCTCTCTTTGGTCAGTCTTCCGGAAACTCGCTGTTGCAGTTTTTGGGTCCACAGTGTGAAATATCTGTGGTGGACAATGATGCACAAACACAACCTCCTCCGTCTAAAAAGAGAAAGGCGAAGGAGGGGTGAATATAGATTACATTGATTGGTGACCATTACAGAATGACGAGCGACAATTGGTTTGACGTCTCTTGTAATACTTTTGACtgatgtgtgtatgttgtctaTTCTAAAAGCACTATGTACTAAGAACTACATTAGAGCGACCAAATCTCCCACAAACTAAAATCCAgcaacatgtttacaactaaTGGCAATTATACTTTGTGCATATAGTGCCCGTCACTTGCTGCCTTGCTGTCTTCACGGTTCGTTTGTAATGCCATGTAGCCTGATGGAGGTGGCTTTACTGCTTTGGCGGTAGCCGAGGCGGTTATTCGTTGTTCATAATGTCTTGGTTCATCGATAGTTGATGCGTTCAGGCTGGCGTATGGACCATTTGTGTTCTATAGTGCATTTCATGTTCAGTTACCAATACACATACCGTActgatgtacatgtacaaaccGGTTTTGCTCTTGTGTTAATTCTTATGTGTGGTAATTCCAATGGGCTCTTGGTTTGAGATTTACGTATGGGTGGTGTTGATGGAGGAGTAAGACCCGTTGTGACCCAGTTTTCTGAATTGGTATGTACAATTTGATAGATCTTGGCTGCTTGATTTCCCTTTGTCATAAATTTGAATGTTCCTTCTCCTGTAGTGCATCGTCTGGTTTGCATCAACACACTAATCAGCTACATAGTGtgtcacgtgcacacacacacacacacacacacacacacacacacacacacacaccacactgaATGATGCATTACCTTCCTGCTTCTAATACGAAATGATCATTTCCGTGTCCATATTGTCTTATCAAATTGAGAGGCCACGATTCGATGTATTGCTTAGACTTTAGGTCCTTCAGATAAATCTCCCCCTCAGTGACGACCAGCTCGCATTCACCTGTAAAATTCAGTTTGGGCTGCCGATCAACAGTCACGATAAACTTTGCtacatacaacaatcaatTTGTTAAATCGATGTAAATAGTATAAAAGCAATGTTTAAATTACACACCAGTCTTCTCTTCAGTTATCGTTGGAGTTGATCCCCATGTTGCCCGTTTCTGTAAGTTTGATACTCTAGGACTACCAGCAGGCTGTTCTGGCGGTTTCTCTAATGTTTCTCCCATGAGAGCTGCCAGCCAGTCTTCGGCGTCTGCCATAGACGAACATTTGAATACATGAGCCGTATGACCACACTCAATAAGAAGTTTTTTAGATTCTCCGTCTTTGACGTAGGCGTTGGTCATGTCAGTAAGAGGTATAAAACCCTTCAAGCACGTGAGATCGTTCGCCAATTTTTCGTCTTTGTAGAACTCCAGGCGAGCTCTTCCACGCACTGATGTGCTCCGCAAGACATACCACAACTTATGTCCAGTCTTTTGTAAACATGAGCATGGAAACAGGATGTAATAAACATTGTTGTATTACCACGTGTAGAAATTGAACTTACTAGCTTCCGCAAGAAAGATTCAGTTAGTCGAGATCTCGATGCGGCTTCAGAGATCGACGTACATTGGGTCATGTACCCTCTTTTGACGACGTCCTTACCTTCCACAGCCATTCAAGCCACGCCCATATCTCCGGGATTTGTGACATCCGGGCACATAAATAACTACTCTATTAATTTAAGTATAACCCCTAACGCCGGATGTTTAACTGAGCACTGAGAATTTTATCAaccgcgcgcgcgcgcgtgtgtggtgtggtgtggtgtgtgtgtgtgtgtgtgtgtgtgtgtgtgtgtgtgtgtgtgtgtgtgtgtgtgtgtgtgtgtgtgtgtgtgtgtgtgtgtgtgtgtggcaaaTTCGAATGCTAGAAGTTTCTATTAAATGCAGCAATCTGAAATGTGTGATTCTCTCTAACTCTACAATAgtctatatataaataattattataattatctaTTATGTAGGTGTAGTAATTAAGAGGTACCTATGATTTGTTGAATTAATTGCTTTATTTAATCTAAAATATCACAAAGTTATTAAACTGCTACTGAAAATCTACATATCAAGCATGTTCCAGTTGCATATATTGCTGCTGATCTACAGAGGCACTTTTGCTTGTTTCATCCATTATCAGTGTTGTGTAGTCCCTCAGAGATACCTGATCATAAGATTTAGCTGACTGGCTCGTCATGTATGTCATTGATTTAGGTGATGATGGTTCAGCAGTTACTGGAAGCAAATCGGTATATTCAGATCCACAATAAGAATCCTTCCTGTTCTACACAAGCAGCAGCTCTATTAGAGATGAAATAGGTAGCTTGAAATTAATCTTTTCTAACCGTTGGTGTCATTGCACTCTCATCTATACAGTCATAAACATTTTCAATTGTGGTTGGAAGCGCAGGTGGAGACGGAGGTCTCGGCAGAGCTGATGAAGAATTTAATTTTGCTCGAGTTTCTGAATTGGCATGGACAACACGATATATTGCAAGACCATCATTATTTGTGGTTTTGAATCGAAAAATCCCTTCTCCTGTGTTACAACGTCTAGGAAACACAAGACAATTATAAactttaataataatataataatataacaGTAATAACATatctaaaaattaaattatgtgtgtagtgcatgtgtggtgctataactcagttggttagagagtcatcctatgGAGGAGtgagtacatgtactgtacatccggaacccagccatcaggcttgcaagttcaagtcacagtgatggcgatcTATTTCATgctttccttgggcaagaaacttacacacaattgcctctcttgactcaggagtataaataagtacctggtcattgactggggtggcaaatgTCCCCCACTGCAACAAAGAACTGGGTCCAGGTGGGACTTCCAGTGCCCACATGGTGTCACAGTCCGTGCTTCtgcaagtacctggccaggctccaggaacCTAGCCAACCCAGCAGCtctttatccatttgccatttgccttGTGCTTGTACACATACAGATAAAACCATCTGGCTAGAATATGCtctatttgttatttatttgtaattgAGGAATAATCTACTGTAGGCAGGAACCTGGTAATTTGAAAGTAACATCTACCACAGTAGACCAGTAACTTagttgggtgggtgggtgggtttATCAGGCTTCAACCATGTCCTGCTATTTACTGTATGGAATTGTCTCACCTTCCTGCCTCTAACCAAAAATGGTCTGAACCATTTCCGTATTGTCGTATCAAGTGAAGAGGCCACACGTAGACTGACCTCTTGGTCTTAGGATCTTTCAACTGGATGTCCCACAGCGTAATGACTAGCTCACACTTTCCAGAGAAATGCAGATTAGGAAAATGCTTATTAACAGTCACAGTGAAACTTGCTAAAAGTAGACAATAATAGTTTCACAATGTTGCAGCAGGACGCAACAGACACGTTCAAACCGTGTTTATCCTCCACTCTCGGTGTGTCCT
Encoded here:
- the LOC134178383 gene encoding tetratricopeptide repeat protein 38-like, with amino-acid sequence MLQCPLGLQYTTESKDAVLEFHKAVVALAEYSSNVSTFLDKALECDRNFIMPHVLRGCWIVTGGGLSFDEKLKACLTAVSDPDTKLTWRESKHVEAVQKRAAGDAKGAIDTWEEILLHYPIDLLATRLAAGLYFLIGDSTNIRDCLSRVLPAWSSTPTPPGYECVLGLYAFGLEESGDCRKAEEIARQALDLNPDLPWAIHALGHVYEETRPPEEGIEHMTTWKLHWIDSILSVHMTWHLCLFYLDFGDLAAVLEEYDGYMKPRMDDIFALVDGCSLLWRLECSGFSPGEERWAALTEKLVAATDNHAMAWFDLHIMMALSCKSAKDQAARLLLAKNLLDSMSEYVPTGKTINHVVTQEVGLPMCEAFLAYGNEEYDKALSLLLPVRRQTARLGWSIAQRHVIFLTVVKAAINAKNYRTALALLSELKELKPKHIATARMFSMVKEQLYQQEKK
- the LOC134178322 gene encoding probable aminopeptidase NPEPL1 yields the protein MVVVELKFSSSISESDPQEQPCLIIGQLEHLKDADFADIRKKLKPRVEEKTFKAAVGLVRPPSVPGTSCSTCSVWLNKVVVAALPQCVSRHNSDARPHALTKAVSSGLRGRTDEVILVVCPEKEAFASACAIARAFPLFNEKVPRDASDGKDSSAVKSRCVTIEFLLAGPDKGKTLMPGAEEAMAAAADGIRLAAKIVDAPCNLMHTDIFLEHVRAVAKRLRIKPVIIQGESLDKGGFGGIYGVGKAAVHQPALAVLSHTPKGATKNIAWVGKGIVYDTGGLCIKDRLHMVGMKRDCGGAAAILGAFEAAVTLGFNENLHAIFCLAENAVGPIATRPDDIHKLYSGRTVEINNTDAEGRLVLGDGVAYARKDLNADVVVDMATLTGAQGISTGRFHAAVLTNKEDWEQSCMTAGKLSGDLVFPIPYSPELHFGEFNSVIADMKNSVADRSNAQSSCAGLFIHSHLGFDYPGVWVHLDIAAPCHAGERATGYGVAILLALFGQSSGNSLLQFLGPQCEISVVDNDAQTQPPPSKKRKAKEG
- the LOC134178323 gene encoding docking protein 4-like, translating into MAVEGKDVVKRGYMTQCTSISEAASRSRLTESFLRKLTGHKLWYVLRSTSVRGRARLEFYKDEKLANDLTCLKGFIPLTDMTNAYVKDGESKKLLIECGHTAHVFKCSSMADAEDWLAALMGETLEKPPEQPAGSPRVSNLQKRATWGSTPTITEEKTAKFIVTVDRQPKLNFTGECELVVTEGEIYLKDLKSKQYIESWPLNLIRQYGHGNDHFVLEAGRRCTTGEGTFKFMTKGNQAAKIYQIVHTNSENWVTTGLTPPSTPPIRKSQTKSPLELPHIRINTRAKPNTNGPYASLNASTIDEPRHYEQRITASATAKAVKPPPSGYMALQTNREDSKAASDGHYMHKV
- the LOC134178945 gene encoding docking protein 4-like — its product is MSDVANCGPMTHVGHKCPSTSEAASIGSVWKKLTGRKLWYLLRGRSSRGRARLECYKDKKSADDAGQLRGCVPLTDVTGVRLHDSDSKKLVVEWPDIVHTFKCSSSADAQEWVEALTKLLADQLPRSRSRVWPEQDMSRPGIGQNEDTPRVEDKHASFTVTVNKHFPNLHFSGKCELVITLWDIQLKDPKTKRSVYVWPLHLIRQYGNGSDHFWLEAGRRCNTGEGIFRFKTTNNDGLAIYRVVHANSETRAKLNSSSALPRPPSPPALPTTIENVYDCIDESAMTPTNRKDSYCGSEYTDLLPVTAEPSSPKSMTYMTSQSAKSYDQVSLRDYTTLIMDETSKSASVDQQQYMQLEHA